In Vigna unguiculata cultivar IT97K-499-35 chromosome 3, ASM411807v1, whole genome shotgun sequence, a single genomic region encodes these proteins:
- the LOC114177386 gene encoding putative ubiquitin-conjugating enzyme E2 38, whose translation MENTKEFEHFDVVSDDSDHHFLGSKNGKSFSDSKSAVYKTIAREWKILEQNLPESIYVRVYEQRIDLMRAVIVGAAGTPYHDGLFFFDIVFPSDYPRNPPKLYYHSFGYRQNPNLYTNGKVCLSLLNTWYGRKKEKWVPCESTMLQVLLSIQALVLNEKPFFNEPEAVPSEKKSRAYNENVFLSTCVTSFHLLRRPPRNFEAFVRDHFRRRAFSILAACGEYASGRVVVGYYGCDGLRFPMVRVSKSFKERMVVLYPRLFEAFRGNGASLEGLGEQLEVQSQEPENKRSGVFKKIVEKIKKAFRLRKLGKNKISEIEGRNNGLQSV comes from the coding sequence atggAAAATACGAAGGAGTTCGAGCACTTCGACGTGGTGTCAGACGATTCCGATCACCACTTTCTGGGTTCAAAGAACGGAAAATCGTTCAGCGATTCAAAGAGCGCAGTGTACAAAACCATCGCGAGAGAGTGGAAAATTCTGGAGCAGAACTTACCGGAATCAATCTACGTCAGAGTCTACGAGCAACGCATTGATCTTATGAGGGCTGTGATCGTAGGCGCTGCGGGCACACCGTACCACGATGGTCTCTTCTTCTTCGACATCGTGTTCCCTTCGGATTATCCGAGGAATCCACCGAAGCTGTATTACCACTCCTTTGGGTACAGACAGAACCCGAACCTCTACACGAATGGGAAAGTGTGTCTGAGTCTGTTGAACACGTGGTACgggaggaagaaggagaagtgGGTCCCGTGTGAGTCCACCATGTTGCAAGTGTTGCTCTCGATTCAAGCTCTGGTTCTGAACGAGAAACCGTTTTTCAACGAACCTGAAGCTGTGCCGTCGGAGAAGAAGTCACGTGCGTACAACGAGAACGTCTTTCTTAGCACTTGCGTCACCTCCTTCCACCTGCTTAGGCGGCCGCCGCGGAACTTCGAAGCCTTCGTCAGAGATCATTTTCGCCGGCGGGCGTTTTCGATTCTGGCGGCCTGCGGCGAGTACGCGAGTGGGCGCGTGGTAGTTGGGTATTATGGTTGCGATGGCTTGCGTTTTCCGATGGTCCGAGTTTCGAAGAGTTTCAAGGAGCGCATGGTGGTGCTTTACCCTCGGCTTTTCGAAGCGTTTCGTGGGAATGGTGCTTCTTTGGAGGGTTTGGGAGAGCAATTGGAGGTGCAGAGCCAAGAACCCGAAAACAAACGCAGTGGAGTCTTCAAAAAGATTGTGGAAAAGATCAAAAAGGCTTTCAGATTGAGGAAATTGGGTAAGAACAAAATTAGCGAGATCGAGGGGAGAAATAATGGTCTTCAAAGTGTTTGA
- the LOC114179801 gene encoding probable enoyl-CoA hydratase 1, peroxisomal yields the protein MDRQSPEKLILVNRHPNGVALITINRPGSLNSLTRPMMVDLAQAFKKLDRDDSVRVIILTGSGRSFCSGVDLTAAEDVFKGDVKDPESDPVVQMELCRKPIIGAIRGFAVTAGFEIALACDILVAAKGSKFIDTHARFGIFPSWGLSQKLSRIIGVNKAREVSLTASPLTAEVAEKLGFVNHVVEDSELLKKSREIADAIVKNNEDLVLRYKAVINDGIKLDLGRALSLEKERAHDYYNGMTKEQFRKMQEFIAGRSSKKQSKL from the exons ATGGATCGGCAATCACCGGAGAAACTAATACTCGTGAACCGCCACCCAAACGGCGTCGCACTGATCACGATCAATCGTCCGGGTTCTCTAAACTCGCTGACCCGGCCCATGATGGTGGACCTGGCGCAGGCGTTCAAGAAACTGGACCGGGACGATTCGGTGCGGGTCATCATATTGACCGGGTCGGGCCGGTCATTCTGTTCAGGCGTGGATCTCACAGCGGCGGAGGACGTGTTCAAGGGCGACGTGAAGGATCCGGAGAGCGACCCCGTGGTGCAAATGGAGCTCTGCCGCAAACCGATAATCGGAGCCATAAGAGGATTCGCCGTCACCGCTGGGTTCGAAATTGCCCTCGCCTGTGACATTTTGGTCGCTGCCAAGGGATCTAAGTTCATTGACACTCACGCTAG GTTCGGGATATTTCCCTCGTGGGGTTTGTCTCAGAAGCTTTCGCGCATCATTGGGGTCAACAAAGCGCGCGAGGTTTCTCTCACGGCCTCACCTTTGAccgctgaggtggctgaaaagCTGGGTTTCGTTAACCATGTGGTTGAAGATAGTGAATTGTTGAAGAAAAGCAGGGAAATTGCAGATGCTATTGTCAAAAACAACGAAGATTTGGTGTTGAGGTACAAGGCGGTCATCAATGATGGCATCAAACTTGATCTTGGCCGTGCACTTTCCCTTGAAAAG gagAGGGCTCATGATTATTATAACGGAATGACGAAGGAGCAATTCAGAAAGATGCAGGAATTCATAGCTGGTCGAAGTTCCAAGAAACAGTCCAAATTGTAG